One segment of Pseudodesulfovibrio sp. 5S69 DNA contains the following:
- the dsrB gene encoding dissimilatory-type sulfite reductase subunit beta, which yields MAFISSGYDPAKPMEGRISDIGPRHFGEYLPPVIKENFGKWDYHEIIEPGILLHVAQSGDKTYTVRAGTARLMSVTHIREICDIADKFSGGYVRFTTRNNLEFQVETEEAAKELKAYLNDQKFPGGAHKFPVGGTGAGVTNIVHTQGWVHCHTPATDASGTVKATMDVVFDDFTDMKLPAPVRISMACCLNMCGAVHCSDIAILGIHRKPPLIDHKFLDNLCEIPLAVAACPTGAVRPSKVELDGETYKTVAIKQERCMFCGNCYTMCPSLPLSDGEGDGIAIMVGGKISNRITKPAFSKVVVPFVPNEPPRWPTLTKTIKKILDTYAQDANKYERLGDWATRIGWERFFEKCDLPFSEHLIDDFRDPAYYTWRQTTQFKW from the coding sequence ATGGCTTTTATTTCTTCTGGGTACGATCCTGCTAAACCGATGGAAGGTCGGATCTCCGACATCGGACCTCGTCACTTCGGCGAGTATCTGCCCCCGGTTATCAAAGAAAACTTTGGTAAATGGGACTACCATGAAATCATCGAGCCCGGCATCCTGCTGCACGTGGCCCAGTCCGGCGACAAGACCTACACCGTCCGCGCCGGTACCGCCCGCCTGATGTCCGTCACTCATATCCGTGAAATCTGCGACATCGCCGACAAGTTCTCCGGCGGTTACGTCCGTTTCACCACTCGTAACAACCTCGAGTTCCAGGTCGAGACCGAAGAGGCCGCCAAGGAACTGAAGGCCTACCTGAACGACCAGAAGTTCCCCGGCGGAGCCCACAAGTTCCCGGTCGGCGGCACCGGCGCCGGTGTGACGAACATCGTCCACACCCAGGGTTGGGTCCACTGCCACACCCCGGCCACCGATGCTTCCGGTACCGTCAAGGCCACCATGGACGTCGTCTTCGACGACTTCACCGACATGAAGCTGCCCGCTCCGGTGCGCATCTCCATGGCCTGCTGCCTGAACATGTGCGGCGCAGTGCACTGCTCCGATATCGCCATTCTCGGTATCCACCGCAAGCCGCCCCTCATCGACCACAAGTTCCTCGACAACCTGTGCGAGATTCCCCTGGCCGTTGCCGCCTGCCCCACCGGTGCAGTCCGCCCGTCCAAGGTCGAACTCGATGGCGAGACCTACAAGACCGTGGCCATCAAGCAGGAGCGCTGCATGTTCTGCGGCAACTGCTACACCATGTGCCCGTCCCTGCCCCTGTCCGATGGTGAAGGCGACGGTATCGCCATCATGGTCGGCGGCAAGATCTCCAACCGCATCACCAAGCCCGCCTTCTCCAAGGTCGTGGTTCCCTTCGTGCCCAACGAGCCGCCTCGCTGGCCCACGCTGACCAAGACCATCAAGAAGATCCTGGACACCTACGCCCAGGATGCCAACAAGTACGAGCGCCTGGGCGACTGGGCCACCCGTATCGGTTGGGAGCGGTTCTTCGAGAAATGCGACCTGCCCTTCAGCGAGCACCTGATCGATGACTTCCGTGATCCGGCGTACTACACTTGGCGCCAGACCACGCAGTTCAAGTGGTAA
- a CDS encoding dissimilatory sulfite reductase D family protein, with protein MALDPEAGKAEILKFCEEKSKSKTKFYFNDFTKLFPDEKSRAVKKLLTQLVQEEKMVFWSSGSTTMYGLAGVGKQAHSEGED; from the coding sequence ATGGCACTCGATCCCGAAGCTGGAAAAGCTGAAATACTCAAATTCTGCGAAGAGAAGTCCAAGAGCAAGACCAAGTTTTACTTCAACGACTTCACCAAGCTGTTCCCGGATGAGAAAAGCCGCGCCGTCAAGAAGCTCCTGACCCAGTTGGTTCAGGAAGAGAAGATGGTGTTCTGGTCCTCCGGGTCCACCACCATGTACGGCCTGGCCGGTGTCGGCAAGCAGGCCCACTCCGAGGGCGAAGACTAG
- a CDS encoding cobyrinate a,c-diamide synthase produces MANPIPRILLAGLSGGTGKTIVSLALARVFSRLGRTVAPFKKGPDYIDAQWLALAAGRPCSNLDPFFHSRDIIRSLFFHRSEGAALSLIEGNRGLFDGMDERGTCSSAELARMLDCPVVLAIDCTKMTRTVAAIVQGCAGFEPGLNLAGVILNRTAGERHRTVLRRSMETYCDVPVLGMLPKMKNPIPERHMGLMSDQEYDGSAHLDGLADLAADWLDLDGIVRAAEAAPDFGPDPGPVFTGPPAEKTVRIGYVHDAALWFYYPENLEALEHAGAELVRLSLLDGEPWPEIDGLYLGGGFPEVFAERIAANRPALRYLRSLAESGMPVYAECGGFMVLCDLLEIDGQSHRMAGVFPLTTSFCPRPQGLGYTEAEVVEDSVFFPSGERILGHEFHYSMCVSDGAADLRHGLRMLRGQGSALGRDGFLHKNTWAGYNHIHALAVPGWAERFVAAAAARRRGAER; encoded by the coding sequence GTGGCGAATCCTATCCCCCGCATACTCCTGGCCGGGCTGTCCGGCGGCACCGGGAAGACCATCGTCTCCCTGGCGCTGGCCCGCGTCTTCAGCCGCTTGGGCCGGACCGTGGCCCCGTTCAAGAAGGGCCCGGACTACATCGACGCCCAGTGGCTCGCCCTGGCGGCGGGCCGCCCGTGTTCCAACCTGGACCCGTTTTTCCATTCACGCGACATCATCCGGTCCCTGTTCTTCCACCGCTCCGAAGGCGCGGCCCTGAGCCTCATCGAGGGCAACCGCGGGCTGTTCGACGGCATGGACGAGCGGGGCACCTGTTCCAGCGCGGAACTGGCCCGCATGCTCGACTGTCCGGTCGTCCTGGCCATCGACTGCACCAAGATGACCCGCACCGTGGCCGCCATCGTCCAGGGGTGCGCCGGTTTCGAGCCGGGCCTGAACCTGGCCGGGGTCATCCTCAACCGCACCGCGGGCGAGCGGCACCGCACCGTGTTGCGCCGGTCCATGGAGACCTATTGCGACGTGCCGGTGCTGGGCATGCTCCCGAAGATGAAGAACCCCATCCCCGAGCGGCACATGGGGCTCATGTCCGACCAGGAATACGACGGCTCCGCCCACCTGGACGGGCTGGCCGACCTGGCCGCCGATTGGCTGGACCTGGACGGCATTGTCCGGGCGGCGGAGGCGGCCCCGGATTTCGGCCCGGATCCCGGCCCCGTATTTACCGGCCCGCCGGCTGAAAAGACCGTACGCATCGGCTACGTGCACGACGCGGCCCTGTGGTTCTATTACCCCGAAAACCTGGAGGCCCTGGAACACGCCGGGGCCGAACTGGTCCGGCTGAGCCTTCTTGATGGCGAACCCTGGCCCGAGATCGACGGCCTGTACCTCGGCGGCGGGTTCCCCGAGGTCTTTGCCGAACGCATCGCGGCCAACCGGCCCGCCCTTAGGTATCTCCGCTCCCTGGCCGAGTCCGGCATGCCCGTCTACGCCGAGTGCGGCGGGTTCATGGTCCTGTGCGACCTGCTCGAAATCGACGGGCAAAGCCACCGCATGGCGGGCGTCTTTCCCCTGACCACGTCGTTCTGTCCCCGCCCGCAGGGGTTGGGCTACACCGAGGCCGAGGTGGTCGAGGATTCGGTCTTCTTTCCCAGCGGCGAGCGCATCCTGGGGCACGAATTTCATTATTCCATGTGCGTGTCCGACGGCGCGGCCGACCTCCGCCACGGGCTGCGCATGCTCCGCGGCCAGGGCAGCGCGCTCGGCCGCGACGGCTTTCTGCACAAGAACACCTGGGCCGGATACAACCACATCCATGCCCTGGCCGTGCCCGGCTGGGCCGAGCGGTTCGTGGCCGCCGCGGCCGCCCGCCGCCGGGGTGCGGAGCGGTAA
- a CDS encoding DegT/DnrJ/EryC1/StrS family aminotransferase, with product MSIPFIDLKTQYRQIENQIKANIEGVLEHGAYVMGPEIRELEAKLAGYTGVSNAVSCSSGTDALLMALMALGVGPGDAIFTTPFTFIATAEVVALLGATPVFVDIDPVTFNIDPDDLRRKIRDVRENRKDLTARGVIAVDIFGQPADYDAIEPLAHNSGLFLIVDAAQSFGATYKGKSVCALGDLACTSFFPAKPLGCYGDGGMVFVNNQELHKLLVSIRVHGMGLENKYDNDRLGLTARMDSMQAAVLLAKFEIFPGEIEKRQEVAARYAELLSEVDGLTPPSVPEGNVSVWAQYCVLARDAEQRTEVMERLSEASIPSAIYYPKPLHLQKAFADLGYSMGDFPVSEDAASRIFALPMHPYLAAEDQEAIVKVLKG from the coding sequence ATGAGTATACCCTTCATCGACCTGAAAACGCAGTACAGACAGATCGAGAACCAGATCAAAGCGAATATCGAAGGCGTCCTGGAACACGGCGCCTACGTCATGGGCCCGGAAATCCGCGAGCTCGAAGCCAAGCTGGCCGGCTATACAGGCGTGTCCAACGCCGTGAGCTGCTCCTCGGGCACCGACGCGCTGCTCATGGCCCTCATGGCCCTGGGCGTGGGCCCGGGCGACGCGATCTTCACCACGCCGTTCACCTTCATCGCCACCGCCGAGGTGGTGGCCCTGCTCGGTGCGACGCCGGTGTTCGTGGACATCGACCCCGTGACCTTCAACATCGATCCCGACGACCTGCGGCGCAAGATCCGCGACGTGCGGGAGAACCGCAAGGATCTGACCGCGCGCGGCGTCATCGCCGTGGATATCTTCGGCCAGCCCGCGGACTACGACGCCATCGAGCCCCTGGCCCACAACTCCGGTCTGTTTCTCATCGTGGACGCGGCCCAGTCCTTCGGGGCCACCTACAAGGGGAAATCCGTGTGCGCCCTGGGCGACCTGGCCTGCACCTCCTTCTTTCCGGCCAAGCCGTTGGGCTGCTACGGGGACGGCGGCATGGTCTTCGTCAACAACCAGGAGCTGCACAAGCTGCTCGTCTCCATCCGCGTTCACGGCATGGGACTGGAAAACAAGTACGACAACGACCGGCTGGGCTTGACCGCGCGCATGGATTCCATGCAGGCCGCCGTGCTCCTGGCCAAGTTCGAGATCTTCCCCGGCGAGATTGAAAAGCGCCAGGAAGTGGCCGCCCGCTATGCCGAACTCCTGTCCGAGGTGGACGGCCTGACCCCGCCGTCCGTGCCCGAGGGCAACGTCTCGGTCTGGGCGCAGTATTGCGTCCTGGCCCGTGACGCCGAGCAGCGCACCGAGGTCATGGAGCGGCTGTCCGAGGCCTCCATCCCGTCGGCGATCTACTATCCCAAGCCCCTGCACCTGCAAAAGGCGTTCGCCGACTTGGGCTACTCCATGGGCGACTTCCCGGTGTCCGAGGACGCGGCTTCGCGCATCTTTGCCCTGCCCATGCATCCCTACCTGGCCGCCGAGGACCAGGAAGCGATCGTCAAGGTCCTCAAGGGGTAG
- a CDS encoding peptidylprolyl isomerase, with protein MIKMETSMGDIVIELDFEKAPESAANFQQYVEEGFYDGLIFHRVISNFMIQGGGMDPDMKEKATRAPIKNEANNGLTNDKYTLAMARTMDPHSASSQFFINVKDNGFLNFSSETPQGWGYAVFGKVVEGQDTVDKIKDVPTGRHGFHDDVPVEPVVINKATVVE; from the coding sequence ATGATCAAGATGGAAACCAGCATGGGCGACATCGTCATCGAACTCGATTTCGAAAAGGCCCCCGAGAGCGCGGCCAACTTCCAGCAGTACGTGGAAGAGGGCTTTTACGACGGCCTGATCTTCCACCGCGTGATCTCCAACTTCATGATCCAGGGCGGCGGCATGGACCCGGATATGAAGGAGAAGGCGACCCGCGCGCCCATCAAGAACGAGGCCAACAACGGACTGACCAACGACAAGTACACCCTGGCCATGGCCCGGACCATGGACCCGCATTCCGCCTCCTCCCAGTTCTTCATCAACGTGAAGGACAACGGCTTCCTGAACTTCTCCTCCGAGACCCCCCAGGGCTGGGGCTACGCCGTGTTCGGCAAGGTCGTGGAGGGCCAGGACACCGTGGACAAGATCAAGGACGTGCCCACCGGCCGCCACGGCTTCCACGACGACGTCCCGGTCGAGCCGGTGGTCATCAACAAGGCCACCGTGGTCGAATAG
- a CDS encoding ABC transporter ATP-binding protein, protein MTTPLLEVENLYVKYGNIEALHGISFSVGEGEIVTLIGANGAGKSTTLMSIAQLPPPEAPKVIKGDIRFKGKSILGMPADKVVSDLHMALVPEGRHIFGNLTVEENLKIATYSRKDGQGEIDRDYKRVYKLFPRLDERKKQRSESLSGGEQQMLAVGRAILSGCRVIMLDEPSMGLAPLLMYDMFRTLRELNEEGMTILLIEQNANLALKFAHRGYVIDTGEIVAQGTSAELMENPEVKKAYLGG, encoded by the coding sequence ATGACTACTCCCTTACTCGAAGTCGAAAACCTGTACGTCAAGTACGGCAACATCGAAGCCCTGCACGGCATCTCCTTCTCCGTGGGCGAAGGCGAAATCGTCACCCTCATCGGCGCCAACGGCGCGGGCAAGTCGACCACGCTCATGTCCATCGCCCAGTTGCCGCCGCCCGAGGCCCCCAAGGTCATCAAGGGCGACATCCGCTTTAAGGGCAAGTCCATCCTGGGCATGCCCGCGGACAAGGTCGTCTCGGACCTGCACATGGCCCTGGTCCCGGAAGGGCGCCACATCTTCGGCAACCTGACCGTGGAGGAAAACCTCAAGATCGCCACCTACTCCCGCAAGGACGGCCAGGGAGAGATCGACCGCGACTACAAGCGCGTCTACAAGCTCTTTCCGCGCCTGGACGAACGCAAGAAACAGCGCTCCGAGTCCCTGTCCGGCGGCGAGCAGCAGATGCTGGCCGTGGGCCGCGCCATTCTGTCCGGCTGCCGGGTGATCATGCTCGACGAGCCGTCCATGGGGCTGGCCCCGCTGCTCATGTACGACATGTTCCGCACCCTCAGGGAGTTGAACGAGGAGGGCATGACCATCCTGCTCATCGAGCAGAACGCCAACCTGGCGCTCAAGTTCGCCCACCGGGGCTACGTCATCGACACCGGCGAGATCGTGGCCCAGGGCACGTCCGCCGAGCTCATGGAAAACCCGGAGGTCAAGAAGGCGTACCTCGGCGGCTAG
- a CDS encoding ABC transporter ATP-binding protein, whose amino-acid sequence MSLLKIDSLTQRFGGLQAVSEFSVDMQGGELMGLIGPNGAGKTTIFNLISGFYQPTEGTITFDGKPTAKLKPHQVTSMGIARTFQNIRLWHDMTVLDNIRIAQHYRLGYTVLDSVLRGKRYRAREARILEIAEELLEAMSLTEVAMEYPKNLPYGLQRRVEIARAMSIRPKLLLLDEPAAGLNSKDVEDLITLVRGIHDRFDITIFMIEHQMKVVTSLCQWIKVIDFGSTIAEGTPEDIQSNPAVIKAYLGDDNI is encoded by the coding sequence ATGTCACTGCTTAAAATAGACAGCCTCACCCAGCGGTTCGGCGGCCTCCAGGCCGTCAGCGAGTTCTCGGTGGACATGCAGGGCGGCGAACTGATGGGGCTGATCGGCCCCAACGGCGCGGGCAAGACCACCATCTTCAACCTCATCTCCGGCTTCTACCAGCCCACCGAGGGGACCATCACCTTCGACGGCAAGCCCACGGCAAAGCTCAAGCCCCACCAGGTCACGTCCATGGGCATCGCCAGGACCTTCCAGAACATCCGCCTGTGGCACGACATGACCGTGCTGGACAACATCCGCATCGCCCAGCACTACCGCCTCGGCTACACGGTTCTGGATTCGGTGCTGCGCGGCAAGAGGTACCGCGCCCGCGAAGCGCGCATCCTGGAGATCGCCGAGGAGCTGCTCGAGGCCATGTCCCTGACCGAGGTGGCCATGGAGTATCCCAAGAACCTGCCATACGGGCTGCAGCGCCGGGTGGAGATCGCCCGGGCCATGTCCATCCGGCCCAAGCTCCTGCTGCTCGACGAACCGGCCGCGGGCCTGAACTCCAAGGACGTGGAAGACCTGATCACCCTGGTCCGAGGCATCCACGACCGCTTCGACATCACCATCTTCATGATCGAGCACCAGATGAAGGTCGTCACCTCGCTGTGCCAGTGGATCAAGGTCATCGACTTCGGCTCCACCATCGCCGAGGGCACCCCCGAAGACATCCAGAGCAACCCGGCCGTCATCAAGGCCTATCTTGGAGACGACAACATATGA
- a CDS encoding branched-chain amino acid ABC transporter permease, producing the protein MQKYSFNILIAFAAVVLLVLAQYRILDNYIQAVIMFGGINIMMSTSLNLVNGNMGEFTCGHAAFMCVGAYVASILSVVCFGSKFGDPLFPAAASYFVFPIIILIGGFMAALSSILVALPSFKTRDDYLAIITIAVNYMVISGIENMDWIGGSRGFQGMKDTVWAMVDSTPSWLAGDNDFPWVLLYVILFTIFDIWVIRRFITSTYGKGVDAVCQDETAAEIMSVNTNKIKTVNFMISAGLAGCAGGLFAHVIGYVNPQSFNILKSTEAMVMVYLGGMGSLSGAVISAVVFTFLLEILRSQALIDFLMAPATFVFPDWEPSAGVIKWVMIPLLLVLIMQFRPEGIMGNKELSDVFPKLKKYYTFK; encoded by the coding sequence ATGCAGAAATACTCATTCAACATCCTGATCGCGTTCGCGGCCGTGGTCCTGCTGGTCCTGGCCCAATACCGCATCCTCGACAACTACATCCAGGCGGTCATCATGTTCGGCGGCATCAACATCATGATGTCCACCTCGCTGAACCTGGTGAACGGCAACATGGGCGAGTTCACCTGCGGCCACGCGGCCTTCATGTGCGTGGGCGCCTACGTGGCCTCCATCCTGTCCGTGGTCTGCTTCGGCTCCAAGTTCGGCGACCCGCTGTTCCCGGCGGCCGCTTCCTACTTCGTCTTCCCGATCATCATCCTGATCGGCGGCTTCATGGCGGCCCTGTCCTCCATCCTGGTGGCCCTGCCCTCGTTCAAGACCCGCGACGACTACCTGGCCATCATCACCATCGCGGTCAACTACATGGTCATCTCGGGCATCGAGAACATGGACTGGATCGGCGGCTCCCGCGGCTTCCAGGGCATGAAGGACACGGTCTGGGCCATGGTCGACTCCACCCCGTCCTGGCTGGCGGGCGACAACGACTTCCCCTGGGTCCTGCTCTACGTCATCCTGTTCACCATCTTCGACATCTGGGTCATCCGCCGGTTCATCACCTCGACCTACGGCAAGGGCGTGGACGCCGTGTGCCAGGACGAGACCGCGGCCGAGATCATGTCGGTGAACACCAACAAGATCAAAACCGTAAACTTCATGATCTCGGCAGGTCTGGCCGGGTGCGCGGGCGGCCTGTTCGCCCACGTGATCGGCTACGTCAACCCGCAGTCGTTCAACATCCTCAAGTCCACCGAGGCCATGGTCATGGTCTACCTGGGCGGCATGGGTTCGCTCTCGGGCGCGGTTATCTCCGCGGTGGTCTTCACCTTCCTGCTCGAGATCCTGCGTTCCCAGGCGCTCATCGACTTCCTGATGGCCCCGGCCACCTTCGTGTTCCCGGACTGGGAGCCGTCCGCGGGCGTCATCAAGTGGGTCATGATCCCGCTGCTCCTGGTCCTGATCATGCAGTTCAGGCCCGAGGGCATCATGGGCAACAAGGAGTTGTCGGACGTGTTCCCGAAACTCAAAAAATACTACACGTTCAAATAG
- a CDS encoding branched-chain amino acid ABC transporter permease gives MDFIIQNIINALQWGSFYALIALGYTLVYGVLRLINFAHGDIFMVGAYIAFFVAGFMLGPALGLSPMVTFLLAVPLTMFLTACVGVTLERVAYRPLRRKGAHRLYVVITALMCGLILEYSNLAVLGASRLKFPELVHKTIWDIGGVTVTNLKVIVIFAAIAVFVILNFIVTKTKIGMAMRGISYDKFAIPLMGIPIDQIIVFTFILGSGFAGLAGLLFAMSYPVLEPFMGMLIGWKAFIAAVVGGIGDIRGAFYGGFLLGFIEVGVVTVFPSTYRDLFAFTILLIILWMKPTGLFGMPQSTKI, from the coding sequence GTGGACTTCATCATTCAAAACATCATCAACGCCCTGCAGTGGGGCAGCTTCTACGCGCTCATCGCGTTGGGCTACACCCTGGTGTACGGCGTGTTGCGCCTGATCAACTTCGCCCACGGCGATATCTTCATGGTCGGCGCCTACATCGCGTTTTTCGTGGCCGGATTCATGCTCGGTCCGGCGCTCGGACTGTCGCCCATGGTGACCTTCCTGCTCGCCGTGCCGCTGACCATGTTCCTGACCGCCTGCGTGGGCGTCACCCTGGAGCGTGTGGCCTATCGCCCGCTGCGGCGCAAGGGCGCGCATCGGCTCTACGTGGTCATCACCGCGCTGATGTGCGGCCTGATCCTTGAATACTCCAACCTCGCCGTGCTCGGCGCCAGCCGGTTGAAGTTCCCCGAGTTGGTCCACAAGACCATCTGGGACATCGGCGGCGTGACCGTGACCAATCTGAAGGTCATCGTCATCTTCGCGGCCATCGCCGTCTTCGTCATCCTCAATTTCATCGTCACCAAGACCAAGATCGGCATGGCCATGCGCGGCATCTCCTACGACAAGTTCGCCATCCCGCTCATGGGCATCCCCATCGACCAGATCATCGTCTTCACCTTCATCCTGGGTTCCGGCTTCGCCGGTCTGGCCGGGCTGCTCTTCGCCATGTCCTACCCGGTGCTCGAACCGTTCATGGGCATGCTCATCGGCTGGAAGGCGTTCATCGCGGCGGTCGTCGGCGGCATCGGCGACATCCGGGGCGCATTCTACGGCGGCTTCCTCCTCGGCTTCATCGAGGTGGGCGTGGTCACCGTGTTCCCGTCCACGTACCGCGACCTGTTCGCCTTCACCATCCTGCTGATCATTCTCTGGATGAAACCGACCGGACTGTTCGGCATGCCGCAGTCCACCAAAATCTAG
- a CDS encoding ABC transporter substrate-binding protein produces MKLSLHKTGLLALAFVLSFLMIVPAFAADTIKIGFNLPLTGDIPEVGDGSKKAAEMYLKDINDAGGLEVGGKKYQLEFVYMDNESKAESAVNAALKLIEQENVVAIIGPNSSKQAVPAGGTCNDNRCPMITPWSTNPDTTKDRPWVFRAAFLDPFQGPVAADFASEKFGAKTAAVLFDVSNDYSKGLAEIFKAAWEKKGLGPVVAFESHGTKDQDFSAQLTTIIKANPDFIFVPDNYNQVALIVQQARDLGYQGPFMGSDAWGTPDLIKLCGEQCYGNYFSTHYAAAGATGATKVFIDRYEKTYGSTPADYAALTWDSIGLLVQGIQNAGKVDSNPRKERQLIRDGLAAIKSFDGITGKSKFDAQGDPIKCAVVVKISDQGEFVFEQSVCP; encoded by the coding sequence ATGAAACTGAGTTTGCACAAGACGGGCCTGCTGGCTCTCGCGTTCGTTCTGAGCTTCCTGATGATCGTTCCGGCCTTTGCCGCCGACACCATCAAGATCGGCTTCAACCTGCCCCTGACGGGCGACATTCCCGAGGTCGGCGACGGTTCCAAGAAGGCCGCCGAGATGTACCTCAAAGATATCAACGACGCCGGCGGCCTCGAGGTCGGCGGCAAGAAGTACCAGCTTGAGTTCGTGTACATGGACAACGAGTCCAAGGCCGAATCCGCCGTCAACGCGGCCCTCAAGCTCATCGAGCAGGAGAACGTTGTCGCCATCATCGGCCCCAACTCCTCCAAGCAGGCCGTGCCCGCCGGCGGCACCTGCAACGATAACCGTTGCCCGATGATCACCCCCTGGTCCACCAACCCGGACACCACCAAGGACCGCCCCTGGGTCTTCCGCGCCGCCTTCCTGGATCCGTTCCAGGGCCCGGTCGCGGCCGACTTCGCCTCCGAAAAGTTCGGCGCCAAGACCGCTGCCGTCCTGTTCGACGTGTCCAACGACTACTCCAAGGGCCTGGCCGAGATCTTCAAGGCCGCCTGGGAGAAGAAGGGCCTGGGCCCGGTCGTGGCCTTCGAGTCCCACGGCACCAAGGACCAGGACTTCTCCGCCCAGTTGACCACCATCATCAAGGCCAACCCGGACTTCATCTTCGTGCCCGACAACTACAACCAGGTCGCTCTGATCGTGCAGCAGGCGCGTGACCTCGGCTACCAGGGTCCGTTCATGGGCTCCGACGCCTGGGGCACCCCCGACCTGATCAAGCTCTGCGGCGAGCAGTGCTACGGCAACTACTTCTCCACCCACTACGCCGCGGCCGGCGCCACCGGCGCCACCAAGGTCTTCATCGACCGCTACGAGAAGACCTACGGTTCCACCCCGGCCGACTACGCGGCCCTGACCTGGGACTCCATCGGCCTGCTCGTTCAGGGCATCCAGAACGCCGGCAAGGTTGATTCCAATCCGCGCAAGGAGCGCCAGCTCATCCGCGACGGCCTGGCCGCCATCAAGTCCTTCGACGGCATCACCGGCAAGTCCAAGTTCGACGCTCAGGGCGACCCGATCAAGTGCGCCGTGGTGGTCAAGATCTCCGACCAGGGCGAATTCGTCTTCGAGCAGTCCGTCTGCCCGTAG